TAGAGTAAAACAAACCCGCAGAAATCTGTGTGACCTGTCCTCTGATCACCTGTACACAGTTTATAACTCAAGTATGGAGTAGAGTAAGAGTATGGAGGACAGTGAGAGTATGGAGTAGAGTAACTTTATATCTACAGATGTTTGAGAATATTGAGAGATGTTGTTTATGTACCGTCCACAGCAGGTCTTGATAGCGTATGAGGAGTCTCATGATGTCGGCGGCCCGTTCTGCCTGACCTTTCTCTTGACCGTCTGTTGTCAGTTTACTGGGCACTGCTTTATGAAGAAAGAGGTTTGGAGCCATGATGGTGGAGACGGCCCACAGATTCATACGGTTTCTACGCTCATGAAAGATCACTTTACTGAGAAACTCCAGCAGAGCCTACAGAAGAACAGAATGTTGTCACTTCTATCACACAACATGTAGCTGTctgtgtttgtgcgtgtgtaTTTTGTACCTTAAGTGTGTTTCTGTTGGCTTCTGGCAGTAGCAGCACAAGCAAATTCAACACATGCAACTTCTGTTTCAAGTCTGCAATATCTATAAAACACATTCAAAATCATTCTGATTCTAAAGAAGATTCTTTTAAAGATACCCAACAAAAAACATCACAAACTACTACAaaaacatcacacacacacctctGACAGCACTGAACGTGTCGAGATGTTCAGCGGTCAGCAGTGGAGCTGGAAGCTCACGGATGAATTTCTTCAGGAGCGCTGCAGCATCATTTGGACTAACGTCATCCCAACAGAATGAACCTCCATAAAACGACTTCTCCAACTTCTGCTGAAGAACCTAAAGCGAACCCAGCAGCACACAGAGATGAGCACATCTAGAGATATTAGAGGATCTGATGAAGTAATGATGAGATGAAACGGACTTTGATTCTGCCTGAGATCCTGGAACCCTCAGAATCCCCTCAGACTCCAGACCTTTCTTCTCCAGAAGAGACAGAAGCTACAACAGACCAAATCAAACATCATACACCAATGTCAAAGACCAGTTAAGACACTAAGGCTTACTGCTTATAGTATGTGCTGTATACTGCATACTACTATCTAAAAACAAAAACTGCTTTTATTCTATATACTAAGACTTCACTACATGTTAATTTTGAGTGTTTTGATCAATCATGATAACATTACGTACTGTTTGAAGAAACAGAGGAATCTGAAGATTGGGTTTGGTCTTCTGATCGTTCTCCACCAATGAGGCGAGAGGAACACCAAACAAACAACTCTCTAAAAAACAGAAAGACATGTGTGAGTATTGTGATTATCAACTgcaagtctctctctctctctaacccattcacacagacctctggtcccagaaaatacccgtaaaattgccagacaagcgtctgtgtgaacaaaaactcgttccgttaatcttctgggatcgttgcaagaaagaggacctagtaagatacgcgggtaaccctctgtgtgaacaagaagccgcaagaatgcagtaatgggcgtgtcgaagtgaggacgcgcgcgtcatcatcacaacacaagttatggttcagctccttacaacgagagatgacatgcatataaacattcaccacgagaaatgttgcaaactagattaaagcagttatcaggaaatgataaatgagacgcataaacaatgacgcacgtgccgtagtgaggacgcgcgtgtcatggcaacatgaagttggtacAACTCTttaaatgagggatttacaacatcacgacgagaaatgtcagcaaactggactgaagcagatatcaggtaagttagctcgttacttactgcgtttaaacggagatcattcagcagcataaaagatatcgcgtcacgtgctcatttgagctataataaaccaaaatacccgcatgtcaaatatccactctgaagctgagatcattcaccagcatagaactgtgcgttcacgcgctcctttgtagtcttatcataaacaaaaatgcacgcgattTGTTTCTGGTTGGTGagagaaataatatataatatgcaaacttcagacgctgcgtagaagagagggcgggacttttaatatataatatgcaaacttcagacgctgcgtagaagagagggcgggactttcaataggtcgcgtgtctttccgggaccgtCACATGCCGGGGTaaacttggcagtgtgaatgtaaaaaaatctaactattccggaaaaatccaggatgcaaatccccgtgtattttacggaatttctgtgtgaaaagggcttctCTCTCTCACCAGCAATTTTCCTTTTGCAAGTTTTGTGTCGTTTGACCTCGAGTTCCAGCAGATCACAAAGAGCCGTCATGTCAATCAGAGCCAACTGACGGACCTTCTTCATGTCCTGCTGGGATAAATCCACCACCCGCGTCACTCCCAGACGACACTGTGGGCAGATCACTCTCTGGACAGGAGAAACACAGACAAAAAGAGACAATCAGTACTTTCACCTTATCaccaatgagagagagagagagagagagagtg
This Paramisgurnus dabryanus chromosome 7, PD_genome_1.1, whole genome shotgun sequence DNA region includes the following protein-coding sequences:
- the arhgap40 gene encoding LOW QUALITY PROTEIN: rho GTPase-activating protein 40 (The sequence of the model RefSeq protein was modified relative to this genomic sequence to represent the inferred CDS: deleted 2 bases in 2 codons), translating into MENITKTQRSAASVQECSAQQKDEIFITDVAYCEQAAILLKQSKLPTTNSSEWRRDDGALPRVICPQCRLGVTRVVDLSQQDMKKVRQLALIDMTALCDLLELEVKRHKTCKRKIAESCLFGVPLASLVENDQKTKPNLQIPLFLQTLLSLLEKKGLESEGILRVPGSQAESKSVLQQKLEKSFYGGSFCWDDVSPNDAAALLKKFIRELPAPLLTAEHLDTFSAVRDIADLKQKLHVLNLLVLLLPEANRNTLKALLEFLSKVIFHERRNRMNLWAVSTIMAPNLFLHKAVPSKLTTDGQEKGQAERAADIMRLLIRYQDLLWTVPNFLMSQVRKLNENNSRRYQFYDKRIKNLLKKIHTDNKDKPEKNSAEPRRTVKVQLGDVSFSMEFRLTINSRASDLMSQFYKELHTSDNSKSLLKRNGMTSSPDCAIYEVGGNIGELCVNPDTHLFDLYNNNPSGEWIIKVRSDSRGQ